TGTATGTACCTTAGAAGAGATGTAATGTTAGGTTCTCTTAATTACTAAGAACTGTTTGTTATAAATCCTAGAGAAGAACTAACTTGTTATGGAACCTAGAGTAAGATGTATCTACAAACCTCATGTGTGGGCTTTGGCAGTTGGAAGTTGAAATATGCTAGTATGCAAGATTTCGGTTAGAGATTAATTTAAATCACGTTAATGCTCTAATTAAAAGTTTTGGACCGTGGAAAGGTGAAGCTTACTATATGCTATTATTAATAGATTATGTAAAGCCCATGTTGTTATAAGAGAGTTTGGAAAGAAAACTTAGAGATACATGTTGACAGCATGCATGTGAGCTTGGAATTGTTGGGATTCTTGAAATCTGAAATTGGCTTTTGTTATATAACCTGGATAAGGCTTCAGGTGTACTAATACTATAGGTACACTTTAATAATTGGGAACTAAAAAAGCTATCATGCAGATTTTAATTACAGGCTGATGTAAAGTCCTCTAAACTGATTCGGTTGAGGTGTTGGGTTATTGGAACTACGAATATTATATAAGTCTTATGCAACCGGTGTTAACAATGAGTATGTATGGAACTTATAGAGAAGCCGTATGTTGAATGTAGTATATGCACTTTCGGGTTGCTGTAAAGTTGTAGAGATGAAAAGTGACAGGAATTCATCTCTGGTATATCTAAATTAATGGATTGAAGTTCTTGAATTAGTAGTGTTTCAGTTACTTTACTAATTAGTATAGAAGCTGTATAATGGCCATTATGTGGAACCTAAGCttaataatgcacttttgcaggattgaGGTTCTCGCTTGGAATTGATTgcgtataaacctaattgagggcAAAGCGAACACGTTAGAAAGCTCGGATCAACGTTCCGACGAGCCTACGGCAAGCTAATGAGGAAAACCTCAATTTAACTCAAGTTGTTACGCACAAGGATTGTGATTGTTCGTAAAGTACGGGAAGTGGAATTCCGGCATTACGATAACaagtaaaggtgggttgtgttttaCCGAAacgattaggtcacttccatgccaaaatAAATTGTGGTtttcattgatgcatatatttaTAGTGGTAGGTTATGAATGATGAAATAAATGCATGAATTGTGATATAGTAGCTAAGTTACCTACCATTagaatatgcatatatatatatatatatatatatatatatatatatatatatatatatatatatatatatatatatatatatattgatgatCATATTGGGTGACATATGAATGTATTATAGTTCAAGCTATATGAATGTCGATAACTCTAGTTGATTAGAAACCTCGACGGTGACAAAATAAATGAGAAATTGTAAACTATAATCCTAGGCGTGAATAACTAGGATGatacatagatcgagtggcataaaCCTaatgttaataaacataggttggacataaacctagtgtcattgaatataggttgaattagtaaacctagagtcgacaTCTAGGTGtaatgacatagaacctagtatgagtgaacctaggttatgatgtaTAGTGACACTTAGTGAAATTGAACTAACTTGTGAATTGTAGTGGAAGAAAGACCACTAGGAAACGATTGGTATAGACCTAGGAAGGTCGTCAATAGGGTAAGTGATtaaacccttaagttgtgaaagtggattccggaatccctaagAATGGTGGTGTTGGCAAAAATAGAATAAGAACtacgggattgacggttctcctcccccggtagtgattcaacgggatcgacggttctcctctcccggtatgccaaaacaagtgaatcagaactaccggatcgacggttctcctctcccgatATGAGCTCAATgggtttgacggttctcctcgcccgttgcACTTGAGCGGCGTAGGGTCACGGGGATCGACGGTTTTCCTCTCCTTGTGATGGACCTATAGTcgcgtggacttaaggctgaggtgcttgtgagacgtccttcacctcaaacctgacttgacgcggtactccgcggatgatttactcgaggccgagtcgggtggatagcttgatTAAGGTAGATGAAATCATAGAAGCTAGTGTGATATGAGCTATGGACAGTGAGACAGAAAGTAGAATCGGTAGATCTACTTATACATTGTTGCGTGCATTTCATATTACAAATCTTGAGGCATTctcatgtatttaatatttgcataaataatcTATCGATATCtgtggactaacatgttgcagtggctcctttggacctggtgggtcgagctcttcccttgggtggtcgtacccactgggaactatatttatatagttctcaccccacgttatttTTGGAGATTTCAGGTTTACACGTGAGTGGCGCAACGGCGCGAGAAAAggacgtagctccgtagatagcgccctgccacagagaccagagatagtagtACCTGAAGTGGTCTAGCTAAGAGTATAAAATGAAAGATCGAAATTATTGTAAATTGTATACCATAGTAGTACTTGTAAAGTGTCATGTAAAGTAAAACTGAGATGAATATTTATAATAGTTTAgtaattatgtttttgatacttatgcaatctatgtggAATActgtttctggttggaacctcgtgtaTTGCATTGTACAGGTtacgacgcctagaacgtacagggaaaatcttgtccgttcggcggtctgttggcgtgcccgaatctgaccaaagTGGTGgagttcggggcgtgacattgggtcagtgtgatgtatatttttatctacagatagcctgtgttggttagcgatagtatactTAATGGGTGAGCCATTAAGGTCGGTGGCGATGCTCACTGAgaactaatagttctcacacccagttgttgacactttttgcagagccttcgtctgcggctgctgctgttgcttatTCTAACCGAGAAAAGGGAGTCTCGAGTTAGATTTTTACTTCCCTTGGTCGCTGTGCTAGCGGATTACCAGTCAAAGGCAGTGGTTTTTGTTCATAAACATACTCTATGTTCAGTATATTCATTGGAGTGAGGTGTTAGTGTTGGTTCGGGATTTTTGTATGTACTATGAACTTTATGTTTTATACATATTCAtgtttcagtttagcagctcgaTACACTTGGTTGTGGCTATgatttgtttacaggtacagttatcgctttgtatacacgaaaaatttttaGGTATACGTCGGGTCTGgtggcgtgcccggaaaaacgcgataatccggggcgtgacaagttgCACCGTTTCTAGAGAATGTTGCCCTGTTTAgtaaaaaattacactctttaagagagaaattatacttttttttttatgaaacttatactttttaaataaaagttgcactttttgaacaaaaattacactcttaagtaaaaattatattgtttctcttcttattcctctttttcttcttcctctttggtgaattttctaaaatttggtTCAAATCTGCCAAATCCAAAAAGGTGGTCTACTTTTGCAAATGctcaaaagaattttttatgcaaattgaccaaatttttataataatatatttgaaaatttattataaaatttatatttggatgTGCTAGATTTGAAGCCGAGAACTATGCTAGAAATAGAATTTGGCCCAAATCCGAATAGACATTACATTATATTGAGTGTACGTGCAAATatacgtaacaattattttaatttattttaaatcaataaaaatttgtaatcaaattaattaaaaaaaaatagaataaaatatcttataaatttatttgttatattttattagaaaatatctacagtatcaaatttaaattttaatgtaaaatggatagatagatttgatatcaaaaatcaaaaattaaatttaattcatgatctaaactcaaatttaaattttaatataaaatagatggataaaaatactattttttaatatattgatcataaccgttcatttttattttaaatatatgatCGTAACCATTCgtagaattgaatttatagatgggtataaatattttgttttaactaattgattataatcatttgtttttatttgagataattttttacaaattgatcataaatttgtacattatatgaattcaaaaatatgatttacaaatttatcataTATCTAGCTTTTAATTGTTTTTATTGTAATACGTTGATAGacccaaaaattttgaattgaaatatagatttatagtagatattctgtaaaaaatttggataagcatgaatttttttttattttagagataaaaaaaaataaacaaattttgaattaaaatatacatgCACAATAGTtatctttcggttggcaaaaatttggataaatatatttttttctattttagagataaagaaaaattaaaagtttgtttcattatattatttattttacgtaaggaaagaggaatcattttttttttccgccaaaaAATGGGTTTGTTGACataccgaaatttgaaatacgtacttttatatatagtatagatatagataatatacatgaatatttcatgttatattttaatttctatttgcaaaaaaaaatatagaaattatcTGAACTGGAGCCATTTTGAATCAGTTATCAAATGTTTCAAAAcgttgattttactatttaacttttcaatttgtttgattagaGTTGGTCAATagtactttgattttaaattttaaattttaaattaattacttaatttaataaatttataattgcaaaaattaaataaaatacattaattaaatttataaagataaataatatatttatattttgaagttaaagtgttGTAACGgccgactcaaattaaataaattgaacgGTTGGttagtaaattcaaaattttgaatggttgGGATCCCATATAAATCATCCTATACATTCCTATCAttgagaaatttaaattttaatataatatgtatagaAATACCTAAGAAAAATGATTGTTTTAGATTTGGAattgagtttgaattttttggtcaaattcgaatttgattTGGGTTCGAATTTCAAAAACGCTGTCCGAATCCGATAGCTGTGGAAGTAATTAATCGACCTTGAAAATTGGAAGCGCCCGCGAAAAGCTCGAGGAGAATGTAATGGGCCAGAATAATTAAGCTCGCCTTGATCATTAATGCGTGCATGGTGAGAACGAAGCGTTGCACTTGGCCCCTCCCCTCTCTCCAAcctttcctcttccctctccaaCTCTATATATGCAAACCCAATACCCTACTTCCATTTTGCGACGAGCTCGATCCAAGTTCTACATTACCTCAAAAAGAAGGTCGTGAGGACAGCGATGTCGCCTCCGAAACATGAAACGGCATCATTCAAAGTCGTCGCTGATGTCGGCAGAGACGGCACGACGGCGCTGGCGGCGTCATACAACGACCGCATCCGCCCCCTCCTTGACGCCGTCGATTGCCTGCGGCACCTCAAGGTGACGCAGGAGGGCATCCAGCTGCCCaccatcgtcgtcgtcggcgacCAGTCCAGCGGCAAGTCTTCCGTCCTCGAGTCCCTCGCCGGCATCAGCCTCCCCCGCGGCCAGGGCATCTGCACCCGCGTCCCCCTCGTCATGCGCCTCCAGCACGACCCCGCCGCTGCCGTGCCTCTCATTCAGCTTCAGTACTACAACCAAGAAAAAAAGCTCGTCACTGTCGACACCACCGAAGCCGGCGTCACCGCCGCGATCCGGTCGGCAACCGACGTGATTGCCGGCAGCGGCAAGGGCATTTTGAACACCCCTCTCACACTCGTCGTGAGAAAGCGCGGCGTCCCCGACCTCACCATGGTCGACCTGCCGGGAATTACAAGAGTCCCCGTCCACGGCCAGCCGGAGAACATCTACGAGCAGATCTCCGACATCATCACGGAGTACATAACGCCGAAGGAGAGCATAATTCTGAACGTGCTGTCGGCCACCGTCGACTTCCCGACCTGCGAGTCGATCCGGATGTCGCAGCGGGTGGACCCCACCGGCGAGCGCACCCTGGCGGTGGTCACGAAGGTCGACAAGGCCCCCGAGGGCCTCCTTGAGAAGGTCACCGCCGACGACGTCAACATCGGCCTCGGTTACGTCTGCGTCCGCAACCGCGTTGGCGACGAGACCTACGAGCAGGCGCGCAAGGAGGAGGCGCGGCTGTTCGGCTCCCACCCGCTGCTGTCGAAGATCGACAAGTCGATCGTCGGCGTGCCCGTGCTCGCGCAGCGGCTGACGCAGATCCAGGCGTCGATTGTCACCCGGTGCCTGCCGGAGATCGTCGAGAAGATCAACGACAAGCTCCGCAAGTACACGTCGGAGCTCGACGACATGCCGCGGAACCTCTCTACCGCGGCCGACGCCGTGCGAGTACTTTTCCACATCCTCAAGCAAGCGCGAGAGACGCTCGAGAAGATACTCGTCCGCGGGGACTTCGACGACTTCCCCGACGACCGCAGACTTCACGGCACGGCCCGCGTCGCCGAGATGCTCCACAAGTACGCCGCCAAGCTCCCCGCAATGTATCCGACGGTCGCTAACGAGCTGTTCTTAATGGAGGAGGTGCAAGTGCTCGAGGAGACGAAGGGCATCCGGCTCCCGAACTTCCCCCTCCGGTCGGCGTTCCTAACGATCCTCAGACGAAAGATCAACATTGTCTCTCCGCTGCCGCACGAGTTCGTCGCGGAGGTGTGGGCGTACGTCGAGATCGTTGCGACGGAAGTGCTGCTGAAGCGCTGCGAGAACTACCCGCAGTTGCATTCGGCGGCGCGGAGAGCGATGCAGAGCCTGATGGAGAAGACGCGGGGCCGGTCGGCTGAGTTCGTCGGCGAGATGATCGAGATGGAGCTGGCGGCGGACTACACGTCGAATCCGGATTACGTGAAGTCCTGCTGCGAGATGGAGCAGCAGCTGGACGTGTTTACGGAGGCCGTCAAGGACACGAGGAAGCCGCCGAAGGTGAACGTGAGGGGGGAGGTCGGAGAGGTGGACGTCGCGCACCTCAGGCAGCACCGGGAGGTGGCGGAGCAGGCGTTCGAAATGCATGTGAGGCTGGCGGCGTACTGGCGGAGCGTCGTGCTGCGGATTGTCGACGGGGCGGCGCTGCACGTCCAGCGCAGTATCCGGCGGGTGGTGGAGAGGGAGCTGGAGGCCGAGGTGGTGCGTGAGGCTGTCgggagggcggcggcggggatCGATCTGATTGTCGAGGAGGGGCCAGCGACGGCAGCGAAGCGGGAAAGGCTCAAGAAGAGGATCGAACTCCTCAGGCAGTCCAAGGACGTGGTGGCCAACATCACGGATCGCATAGCCATAGATATATAGTAGGTGCTGAATGAATTTATATACTTATTAGttatactagtgaaggcccgcgttTCGCGGCGAAAAATTTAcgtaatttatcaaatattttgaacaacTCATCTTTACCTGAGTTGTTTAAAATTCGAAACGCAGAGAGCCCGGCCGTACCGGCTTAGGATTTCCGATTAAaaggatatatagatatagatttacattttaaatttaaaattttaaattacgtacaaaattttaatttctgttaAGAAGAGAttcagtttaaaatttaaatttatatttaattttttttaaattttgtgggTTCCAcaggaaaaaagcaaaaaaaaaagcccgcTCCGCGTCGGCTCGCACTAGCTCCCGCTCGCGATCCATCAAAATAAGAGAttcgatttaaaattaaaattttaattttaatttatatttaaaattaaaatttttatttttattttttgtatgtaacttaaatttatatttattttttaaaattttgtgggTCCCACaggaaaaagcataaaaaaaagcCCGCTCCGCGCCGGTTCGCGCCCGCTCCCGCTCGCCCGCAATCCATCAAAATAAGAgattcgatttaaaattttaattttaattttaatttatatttaaaatttaaatttaaatttttattttttggatgtgAGTCACAGTACTGCaaaataaggggaaaaaaagttagaaaagggagaaaaaaagtCCTCTAGTGATTAATCATATAATCTACCTTGCtagaaagaaggaaaagtaGTAAAAAGTAATGATAATTTCAACATTAAATTCTCCACTTTTGCTGGGAATTACAGGTTTGATAATCTAAAGACTTTGAAAGCGAAAAAGTGGTCACCTACTTTCAGGAAAAAAGAGGGATTATTTATAATGAGAGAACAAATTTATGATGAGGCCATTTTTTAGTAGAATTCTTGCATCTTCAATGCATCAACTCCCTTTGTAACCCTGTGATCCCCACCAAGATCAATAATGTTTAATCATATAAACCAAATTATTGAATGGGTCCTAATGCTCGAAATCGGGATCTGAGGATCATTTGAGTTTTCGCTATCTGAGATCATTTGTGGTTCTTACTTGATGCTATGCTTAGTTGTCCTCNtgctctctctctctccctctgttctctctctctccccctctctctgtacgctctctctctctctcctccctctgttCATTATTCTGTCAAGGATGAATTTAAAAATGTACTATGCAAGCCTTTCTGCCTCGCTGGCTCGCCGCGCCGGCTCGCGCTCCGCGCGCCACCCCGCCGGCAGCACGTGCGCTTCGTCGCCAGACCAGCGCCCGCAGGCAACGCATCGGGCCAGAGCCCCGCCCGCTCGCAGTAACGGCCGATTGCTGCGGTCGCCGCGCCACTGCTACGGCGCtcgctctccgccgccgccgcagagtCGGCGCACCTCGCGTGGGCGTCGCGCCGTTCAGCGGAGAGCCGTCGGTAGCCGTCTCGCCGCGCGCGCCCCGCGCCGGATCGCCCACTCGCCGAGCCGCCCCGCGCTCAGCGCGCTTAACCGTCGGCCCACGTTTCTGGCTGCGCCGCGCTGGgacgagggagagaaagaggagaagaggggGGGGGAGAGTGGGCAGAGACAATGGGGCGGGAGGGAGGtaagaggaggagaggggacACGCGCGCGGGGGGCGCGGGCGGGCCCCCACGGGGCGACCCGAACCCGCCGGCGCAGTCACGCGACTTGTGGCCTCTCCGCGGGcaaagagagagggggagggcaCCGGGGATGGGGGTGGGCAGGGAAGAGCAGAGTAGAAGCGAAAGAAGGAAAGCCGGGGGGGGGGCCGCTACCATAATGCCCGGGTACTCTCTGGGGCGCGCacgagcagagagagggagagaggactGAGCTTCTCGCTCTCTCCATCTACCTTCTACTCtgtctctcttcctctctccctctgttctctctctcttcaagcaACCCCTCTCTCTGtaacgcctctctctctctctctcctctgttctcttctctccctctctctcatcgCCCGCGTGAGAGCACCGCAAAACGCGGGAGGGCCGCTGCAGAGGGCGGGGAGTTCCTGCGAGGCGACAGCGTGGCGGGTTGAAGGGTCGGCGTTTTATATAGTTGTATAAGATAATGTAGTTTCTTTGCTTTGTGAGAGGTATTGTGATGTCCTTGTTTTTTCTTCCGTTTTGTGAGCAGTATTTTGTGTTCTCACAGCACCTTAATATGGaaatatcaaacaaaaaaatataagctaggattaaatttataattacatggTTGATGCACGAATAACACAATTCTTATGAGTAACAATTAGGCTCCATAAGATAAGTGAATTGCGACGTTCGGATTCGGAAGCAATCaacttaaagaaaaaaaaaaaaaaactgttaatCACACCAACACAAAGGAAGAAAAACATTGCAGGAAACATAGAGTCGAATATAGAAGAAATATGATCTGGATTAATGAGGGAGATTATATGTTCACGATGTAAAAAATCGACTACACTACGAGTATTatgggaaaaaaagaaataaaaaatgaaagttaTAAATATTTGAATAGAGAGAgatcttaattaaaaaataattagttgaaaaatataattagattaataaaaataaattatcaaaatagaTTTTACCCTGTTTAATGAACCAAGAAAACTTCTCTGAAAAGCGATAAaaccaaataaataatactaaatTACTTTTTGTAAGTGCAGTAAGTTTTACGCAAATAACGCTCATATTTATAAACGCTTATAAAAAGAATACGTAACATTTTCTCTCGTAAACTGAAACTAAACAAAACAGAGACGACTGCAAGGTGACAATTATATCagaaatagaatataaaaaagaatataatccGTAACAGAGATAGATAATAAAACTAAGATAATATGAAGGATCTAGCTATTAAAAACTGACCATAACGTATTAGAACAAACgataataaatagatatataagaTA
Above is a genomic segment from Ananas comosus cultivar F153 linkage group 15, ASM154086v1, whole genome shotgun sequence containing:
- the LOC109721068 gene encoding dynamin-related protein 4C translates to MSPPKHETASFKVVADVGRDGTTALAASYNDRIRPLLDAVDCLRHLKVTQEGIQLPTIVVVGDQSSGKSSVLESLAGISLPRGQGICTRVPLVMRLQHDPAAAVPLIQLQYYNQEKKLVTVDTTEAGVTAAIRSATDVIAGSGKGILNTPLTLVVRKRGVPDLTMVDLPGITRVPVHGQPENIYEQISDIITEYITPKESIILNVLSATVDFPTCESIRMSQRVDPTGERTLAVVTKVDKAPEGLLEKVTADDVNIGLGYVCVRNRVGDETYEQARKEEARLFGSHPLLSKIDKSIVGVPVLAQRLTQIQASIVTRCLPEIVEKINDKLRKYTSELDDMPRNLSTAADAVRVLFHILKQARETLEKILVRGDFDDFPDDRRLHGTARVAEMLHKYAAKLPAMYPTVANELFLMEEVQVLEETKGIRLPNFPLRSAFLTILRRKINIVSPLPHEFVAEVWAYVEIVATEVLLKRCENYPQLHSAARRAMQSLMEKTRGRSAEFVGEMIEMELAADYTSNPDYVKSCCEMEQQLDVFTEAVKDTRKPPKVNVRGEVGEVDVAHLRQHREVAEQAFEMHVRLAAYWRSVVLRIVDGAALHVQRSIRRVVERELEAEVVREAVGRAAAGIDLIVEEGPATAAKRERLKKRIELLRQSKDVVANITDRIAIDI